In the genome of Lactuca sativa cultivar Salinas chromosome 3, Lsat_Salinas_v11, whole genome shotgun sequence, the window atagagtaaattacacgaatggttcctatggtttggagtaatttacgtctttggtccctaatttatttttgAACTTGAAATatctctactgtttgtttttttcatgtgtttggtCTCTGCTGTTTCTTTTTGTTACGtatttggtccctgtcttatttaaaataatattatttaaatagaaaaaaatgatGGATAGATAAAGTAAGTTGGCCACCTAGGGGTGAttttgtgtttatttaaataaattaaaaaatcaatggaaATATTGTCTTTTTAGGTAATAAAATGActaaacacgtaacaaaaacgaACAATAAAAACTTTTCgagtaaaaaaataagttaggaaccaaaTGCGTAAACTACCTAAACCATacggaccattcgtgtaatttactattTAATATATTAGGATCTTATCATCTTAATATAAAAATAAGCATTAAGAAAATCAGTCACGTGAGATTTAATGAGTCAATGGAATAAATATACGCAAGTGTAGTTTTTCATTAATATATTTAGAATCTCCTATTAAAAATTGGGTCTATTATTTAGAGCCGCCAAATTTGAATGGTGGTGTTTCCTAAACAATAAAAGTCAGTACCCAGTAGCGCAAGTGTGTCGTTAAATTTCGCAACTCTTGGACACTATAAATAAGAGGACAGCCAACCCCAAATAGCATCACCTGGTGAACTCATCAATCACTCATACATAACTTCTCTCTAAAGGTCTTTTTTTTTCCGATAAGATATATGTTATTGTAATTAATTCTATCTATGTTTAGTTTACATAAATCTCACAATACATTTGACATTTTCGCAGGTTAATCGACTATCAACAACATGGGTGCAGGTGGTCGAATGTCACACCCATTTGATGATAAAAAGATTTTGGAACGAGTTCCGGTTGGTCCGCCATTTTCGTTAAGTGATTTAAAGAAAGCGATCCCTGCCCATTGCTTCAAACGATCTGTCATCCGTTCATCTTACTATGTTGTTCACGACCTCATTGTTGCCTACGTTTTCTACTTCCTTGCAAATACATACATTCCTTTTCTTCCTCCTTCTCTAGCTTACTTAGCTTGGCCAGTTTACTGGTTCTGTCAAGCTAGCATCCTCACTGGCTTATGGGTCATCGGTCATGAATGCGGTCACCATGCCTTTAGCGAATACCAATGGATTGATGACACTATCGGCTTTATCCTCCACTCAGCTCTCATGACACCCTATTTTTCATGGAAATATAGCCATCGAAATCACCATGCCAACACAAATTCACTTGATAATGATGAAGTTTATATTCCTAAACGGAAGTCGAAAGTCAGGTGGTACTCAAAAATTCTTAACAACCCACCTGGTCGAGTATTCACTTTAGTGTTTAGGTTCACCCTAGGATTTCCTTTATACCTCTTAACTAATATATCTGGAAAGAAGTACGGAAGGTTTGCGAACCACTTTGATCCCATGAGTCCAATTTTCACAGAGCGTGAGCGAATTCAGGTTCTGGTATCAGATATTGGCCTTCTTGCCGTCTTTTACGTAATCAAGCTTGCTGTAACAGCAAAAGGAGCTGCTTGGGTTACGTGCATATATGGCGTTCCGGTGCTAGGAGTTCATATGTTTTTCGTTATTATAACGTATTTGCACCACACTCATCTATCATTGCCTCATTATGATTCAACCGAATGGAACTGGATCAAAGGGGCCCTCTCAACAATTGATAGGGACTTTGGATTTCTGAATAGGGTTTTCCATGACGTTACACACACCCATGTTTTGCATCATTTGATTTCATACATTCCACATTATCATGCAAAGGAGGCAAGAGATGCAATCATTCCAGTTTTGGGTGAGTTTTATAAGATCGATAGGACTCCAATCTTTAAAGCCATGTGGAGGGAAGCTAAAGAATGCATGTATATCGAGCCTGACCAAGCTAGCGAACACAAAGGTGTTTTTTGGTACCATAAAATGTGATCAATTGTTgaattcattttccctttaacaTTTTATATCTGTATCGTATGCGTAAATAAACTACCTCAAAACAAAGTTTGAGTTGTTTTTACCGAACAATGTATTTCACGTAAAGATACTATATAAAAGTGTATGGGATTTGCTTTTTATatcttttttattaaaatatagtttgAGGAAAACTGTTTGCATTAGTTTATACAGCCAGAAAAACAATAAAACTTCTTCCTAGATTTTATTCCTTTAGACTTGTAGCGGAAGTCGCCTTAATTTTTATTGAACTTTCCTTAGGCTTACTAAAAGTGTCCCAATCATGAAAAGAATGATTAAATTTAACCTTGTAAGACTCACAGTTATATGGaatcacactactagaaaactatTTTCAACGGCAATATCCCTGGGAAATCCATCGGTTAAGCCGATTTCTGACTAAATACTGACGGAATTTGATCTATTGTAAAAAAAGCCATGTGGGCATTATTGTGACGCATTTTCGACAGAATTTGTGACAGATTACAGACGGAAAATTAGGTCGGGAATTGGATTACTGATGGAAGGTTCTTTGACCAGGTTTGACCATATTTTCCAATGGATTATGGACAAACACTATTAGTGATGGATTACGGACCGACACTTTTAGTGACGGACTACCAATGAATGCTTTTTACTTTTTGTGATAGAAATTTCCGTCACTAAGTTGTCAGTAAAttgattttttgtttaaaaaagcagtagaatttttttatatatttttgccaaaatacaaaataaaaaaaaaaaaagtcattatATTTATCTTCAAAGTATCAAGTAAATTACAAGTGTTTAACATGTTCCAGTAaaaattgttttccaaaaataaaCATTATAATAAACATTGTTTGTACATTCAAACTTCCAAATACATTACTAAGTGTTTAAAACAGAAAAACTAATAATCATTTCATGGATTATCGTGGGGTTGTTGAATACTCTTATAAAAGCCGCAAATTACTCTTTAAGTGGTATTTGTCTTCATTGCATTTCTATTTTGCATCTCTTCATCCCTTTTGAACTTGTTCCTGCAAATCTTGCACCAAATTAACGTCTTGTTTCCGAGTTTCATTGAGTTTCATTAAACGAAAGAAAAGAAAGGGAAGGAAAATATGGAGATAAAAGAAAGGGAGCGGAAGGAAGTGATTAACTTTTTCGTGTTCCCTAGTCCGAAGGAAAGGAAAGTGagttttttaaaaaatgtgtTATCGAGTTCGattggaaaagaaaagaaaagaaatttaaataacaacattacaattttatctttatttttttttgttgtgttCACATTCGtttacacacatacatatatatattttgtcAAATACCACCTAcatataatattaaattaaattatcAATGAGTAGCAAaacataaataatattaaaatcaaAACACTTGTGGATATCTTTTAATTGCATTTGTTTAATTGAAAAGAAACCAAACtataaaaatcatccaaaacaatGCAATTTAATCAAACTACGATTCCAAAAACCATAATTCAATTCGTGAAGCCAAAAAAAAAGTCGAACAAAGAACCATGAAATAAACATCTATTCTACCAATTCATCAGTTACCTACGCCCATCATTGTTTTTAGTAGATCTTTACGTATGTTCATTGGACAAGTaaacaacttgtaacatccaaaaaataggagccaaaaatttcatttttaaaacatacactttgcaaaacattagaaataaaacattcacggATCATATCATCTCATAAAAGATGTTGCTTGTctgaaaccattttataaaacataatactgTCAGAGTACAAAACCCCAGGAGAAtcccatagtgcggaatacaaagcgtgtgtgtgatgtaccactactgtgccagctccttccccttcgaagaagaagtacctgaaaccaaaactgaaaactgtaagcacgaagcttggtgagttcccctatcttaccacataccatacaatcacatactaTACACACTGCTGggcaattttggggtgcccgacctacccgtgtcaagccgttctggggtgctgactacccatgtcaagccattttggagtgctgactacccatcggtcctaacaactgatcctcggggactgtttcacccctactgctactatcacatatatcataacataacatattatcagacatatctggggcgtccgatctacccttcggtcctaacgatcgggcttggggactattcccctcctactaccactatcacatataacatataatgcaACATataatgtaacgcctgtgttttcgagcttgccatttttagcaatgtaatagtctaggttaacctttgtaacccgttttgaaataataagagtatattttttgagtattatgtgttttgtgcttaattgcttaattatgtggtttgattaattgagaataaaaataagcgtcaaaaattcaAGTGTaagataaacttgatatctttgaataatgttgtagtagttgaaacgaggtttccgaatatatatatatatatatatatatatatatatatatatatatatatatatatatatatatagagagagagagagagagagagagagagaacgctcaaatctgacttcgtatgaggaagttatgattttctgaagtttcgacttagcggtatgcagcctgaaatactcgatttgagatcgagcgatttttagccgaagcaatctaaacgaggatcgaaggtctcgttgttggtatcgaagcgataaaaagttaggcgagatcggacgtcaaacgaagaagttatgaatttataacgaaagtttctgtcccggcctattaataataaataataaaaataaagttaaaattagccgacggagtctaaacaaaagttgtagagcgtagtctcacctacgcgtggatataaagaacgtcgaaaacggagttcctatgaagaagatatgaattttcgaagtttattaaataattaataattaaatttaattattaaatccgacattatccgaagatgagtcatcagactcatccgaagtacgccccgcgtacaccgaagatgtcgacactcgcactcgagtctTCGGATGATGAACGCAGTGACAATTTCAgagcagtacgccccacgtactgcagtacgccccgcgtactccgaggctccagcctcctataaataggatgcgagggcagccgagttcttttgctcttttctctcttctctctcccgttttgcatcgttttgcgtgccagaaataccccgaagccccagtattattctcgagccccgaagcaagtcccgagatcccgaagatcccgagaagtgcggttcccgagccgaagctctgcccgcgagaagttcgatttttgtggagatcttccagatctgctgaggattactacttctgcaagtcgtagtgctgtctgatcatcttctgatcaagtgagggtatactacctttcataaacacgataataatacaagtatggtttgagtgtattaagtaaattgtggtttatacgtgtgagtgtgtagttactctcttctaacgcataactatgaagtattttatatgatatacttgttatgtgtatattttgttgttatatgtgtgaatgtatattcactttattctatctcatagatctgatttgtttctatgaaatacgtgttatgtgggtatgcctcatatgttatgtagaatatatattgaatgaaaatgctatacaggttttgaactatgtatgaaaatatatatttttatctactaatatgttgggtagaacatgggcagatagttggtgtgtaataaacagatgagaggcctcgatgttgttgttgttgttgatctagttattcagcggagtatggataacgaccacagactctttctagacagtcttgtggaacgctagcaggttcataacctgtaggtgttgtgaatgatgtgttcaccggtgtactctatccccctcatggttgcctttaggatatctattgttgaggaaaccccttagcagtaatgtccgtcccgatgaaaatcctagattaggtcccttgagatagatgttgttttagggacataaagtgaggataacgggaatgggtaatcgagaTAGTGGTtgattggtgaaattaaatataatttatttattgtgggttgaaaaccctatatgctcactaggctcccaagcctgacccactcagttttatttgtattacaggaagtggcgcaagggcgtaagatggatgaatcatcttgttgttttgtttacaagtctgtatatgtatatatttgttgaatgacttgtaatgtttat includes:
- the LOC111889080 gene encoding delta(12) fatty acid desaturase DES8.11, translating into MGAGGRMSHPFDDKKILERVPVGPPFSLSDLKKAIPAHCFKRSVIRSSYYVVHDLIVAYVFYFLANTYIPFLPPSLAYLAWPVYWFCQASILTGLWVIGHECGHHAFSEYQWIDDTIGFILHSALMTPYFSWKYSHRNHHANTNSLDNDEVYIPKRKSKVRWYSKILNNPPGRVFTLVFRFTLGFPLYLLTNISGKKYGRFANHFDPMSPIFTERERIQVLVSDIGLLAVFYVIKLAVTAKGAAWVTCIYGVPVLGVHMFFVIITYLHHTHLSLPHYDSTEWNWIKGALSTIDRDFGFLNRVFHDVTHTHVLHHLISYIPHYHAKEARDAIIPVLGEFYKIDRTPIFKAMWREAKECMYIEPDQASEHKGVFWYHKM